From a single Nicotiana tomentosiformis chromosome 2, ASM39032v3, whole genome shotgun sequence genomic region:
- the LOC138906415 gene encoding uncharacterized protein, with protein MAGIKFAFVFAALLLAIVVNPFMISSPKMKVTALRNLPLDMEMVERNLLIDGWVTCNRACNQDSDCSDGWFCKNCGIPFIGKQHMQCLHALESSKYAQVIPTAFTAGGENPFE; from the exons ATGGCTGGAATTAAATTTGCTTTCGTTTTTGCTGCTCTCCTCCTGGCGATTGTTG TTAATCCGTTCATGATCAGCTCGCCGAAGATGAAAGTGACAGCATTGAGAAACTTACCCTTAGATATGGAAATGGTTGAAAGAAATCTACTAATAGATGGTTGGGTAACTTGTAATAGAGCTTGCAATCAGGATAGTGATTGCTCTGACGGTTGGTTTTGCAAGAATTGTGGAATTCCTTTCATAGGGAAGCAACATATGCAATGCCTCCATGCTCTAGAATCCTCAAAGTATGCTCAAGTGATTCCAACTGCATTTACAGCGGGAGGTGAAAACCCGTTTGAGTAG